The Denticeps clupeoides chromosome 16, fDenClu1.1, whole genome shotgun sequence DNA segment atatatacacacacacacacacacacacttaaacaaagCAGCTCCAGACTTACTTTTGCATTGCATTATATTGGTGGAGCCATCAAAGTCAGTGGTGGTGTTTCCTGGACAGGCCACGCAGTAATTCTGCCCAAATTCCACCTGATAGGTCCCAATGGGACAGCGGATACAGCGGTGGGTGCTGGTGTTGTAGTAGTGGCCCGGTGAGCACTGGactaaaacaacacacacacacacacacacacacacacacacacacacacacacagtcaggagGACTGAGTACTATTTTCCTTGCTGGGCTATTCTAGGCACACAACCCAAAATGTTCCCCTCACCCTTGGTCTCGCAGCTCTGAAAGGACATGGCGCCATCGTGCTTGGTTACCAGATTCCCTCCGCATGGGAAACAGGAAGTGCGGCCCACCTCGGGCTGGTAGGTGCCCATGGGGCACGGCTGACACGGCACGAAGCCATCATGGGAATACTGGCCGGGGGAGCACTGACCTAGGAGCaggagaacaaaagaaaaaaaaaagaaaaaccaacaCGTGCCAGGCCTGGCGCAAAGCAAGTTCGCTATCTGGCGGAGAGCAGCCTCCTCCCTATCTCCTGAGTGACTTCAGCAAACCGCCTGCCACTGATACAACCTCGATAGCCCCTTCTGTTTAGTCTATCCGAGACTGATGGGATCTGGCCTGCAGTGTTTAACAGCTGTGATAACAGCGCTTcgaaaactgaaaacatggtGGTTCTTTTCTTTCCTCCGAGGAAAAGGGCTGACGGGACGTTCTTTGTCAGATTGACTCCTGTGGGCAAAGAACTGCTCacaatgagttttttttatcgAGACACATAAGCTTCCTGCCTAGTTCTGAAGCAGAAACCGGACGTGATTCACCGGCGGTCAGTCATTCCGCGAATCACTTCGGTGAGGTGTACTGGGACGTGGACGTTTCGGGGATATGACGGTGTAAATATTGCACATGCGGCAGTAATCCCGCGCTTTCGGTGCGTGCGGCTTCATTTACCTCCACACTCGGAGATGTTCCGAGCCCCGGCTGTTCTCGAGGTGACCTTGCCATCAGGACCCGGACACGGCTCGCATGACACCTGCCCCTCCTCGTCTTGGTACGTTCCGGCCGGGCACGGAACGCACCTTCCCTGCTCATAGAACGTGCCAACGCTGCAGCTCACTGGTGGAAAAACAGAGAAGAAGCGAGGGGACAAAATGAAAGGCCGAGCTCAGAAAGCCCCGAATTAAGCCAGTTAAAGGTGCATCACAAATCAGCCCGATGCCGCTATGCTAAAAATCCAGGCAAAATAAGAGTGGCGCGCCCCTGCAGCTGCCCGGCATCCCACATCAAACGCCGGAGAATCCCATCATAAGCACCTCACGAAAGCATACGCCGCGGCTTCTGAAAAAGGGCCCGCGCCCCGCCCTCACCTCGCACGTATCTGTAAAAACTGATTACAGGGGCGcagctttttttaatgcctgCTTCATACGTTTCGGCGATTCTGTGAAGCTTAGCGCAACGCTCACTAATTACAGTTTCCGTGGCGGTAGCCTGATGACGCCCCAGactctacactttttttttttttttcccccgtatGCAGAATAAGAAACAGCAGGAacgtgttttatttttgcatccGTTTTTGACTTGATATCAGCACTGACACGAGCCATTCAAGAATGGCGGTTTAGTACCTTAAACACGAGACTTCGTCCGACAGACAACAAGGCGAAGGCAGTTACACGCCGTCTGgctcccgtttttttttttttttttttttttaacgtgccCCACGCCaaattggttttttttttctttttgttgttgttgctgttgctgcCAAAGGAAAATGTAACTCTCTCAAGagcagttcattttttttttttctctttcggCCTTTTGTTTATCCTGAATAACCATGAAGAGCCAGCGCTGCATTGTCTCGGCTGCTTTCATTTGAGCAAAAGCAGAGCGCAAGAAAGTGGAGGAAAAGAGTGAGGttgcgagagggagagagagtgaaaaaaaaaaaaaaaaaaaaaaactttgaagcTTTTCAAATGCAAAGAGGCCATTCTATTGAGTCCTCGAATTGATGGCCCCAAAGAGGTTTAAAGGACCTTTCACCTCTATTCAAGCCCCCAACTCCTGCCTATTTGATGACATAGGCAAACACTATGGTATCACAGTGGTAAGGAGCTGAACCCAATAAAAGAGGGCAGGATTCTGAATCCCCCCATTCAATGCTACCCCAATCGTTCCTTGCACTATCAGGCCGGGGCCCAAACAGCTGATGCTAATTGATTCCCGCGGTGTCGCCGGAGTCAATTCTCCCTGGAAGTTCACTAGCTGGGGTCACGCGGAGCGGTCATGGATGAGGAGGAATTTAGCACTTAAACTGCCTGTCTGAATAAACAGCGCTGCCAAGGGTCTCcgtcgggaaaaaaaaacaaacatgcaaacaaggCTCGGCAGCATTTACGGAGACAATGACGGTGGCGTTGGAAGGCGTCAGTGcggatgcacacacactctttctgcTGGGGCTGCTCTTCTGATTCGCTTGGTTCTCCACATCAGACAGGAATTAAAATAAGCATATCGCATTATAGGATCTCATCTTGCGGCTTTAATACGATCGCGTTTCAGTTCGTAATGTGATTAGAGGGCCCGGTTTGAGAGGTTGGGCCAGATTCTGGGAGAAGTAAGCAGGCCTGTGAAGCCTACTCCTCTCCCACAGTGAGAACAAGCCCCACTGGGATTCACAATGGAGTGGGCAAACTGAAAAGCCTAAACTGCACTTAGCGACCTGGGCCGGTGGGGGAGGTGGGAAAGGGAAGGAAAAAATATAGCTCTTTTCAGGAGCTGGGGGGGGTTAACGCTCTCTTTGAGCGGCGCTTGCAAATTGCACGTCTGTTCCACTCCGCTCTACCCGGCTGCTTAATGATGATCCTGAATTGCAGCGCAAGAATAGCAAGATTTGGCCCACGCAGCTGGACGTGAGGTGCGCAAGCATTaggtttactttaacttttaCTGAATGGAAATATTTGCAAGGCAGTAAGATAAAGCCGGTGGCTGTTGATTTCTGTCGCCCCGTTCTCTCTTTTCTCACTATGCAGCAGAGAGAATGAAGTGGCCCGTGAGACGTTTAAGACTTGAGTCCACAGATGCTGCGTCCGGTTAAATCCCGGACAGAGGTGTGTGAGGGCAGGGCTATAAAAAGATACTGGCCGTAATGCCATTGGTACCCTGTTTTACAGCTCCGAGAGAGGGCGGCGAGCTGCAGGCATACAGAGGGGCCTTCAGCGGGGGTCTGGGGGAAAACGTACGTCGGTATGCTGCTGTTGTCCCACGCACACTGTTTTCACACAATTTTTGTTCTCCGTGTAGTCATTAATGCCCTTCTTTGAACAACCCTGGTCCTTAGAAAGTCATTATGGTTCTGTTATGGTTCCATCCCTCCTTTCTCTTTAAGCTCTAATGCAAAATTAATTTGCAGTCCACCATTCATTACTTAGTTCTGGAAGAGAAAACTGATGTCCAAATGTAACATTTGGAGACAGGATTTGATATATGAGGTACTTCAGTACCACCGTGGCAGCCAAGGCCTAAGCTGAGGACACTTTTTGCAAATAAACGTTTGAATTTGGCAGAAAAAGGGCAGCTTTCGCTTGTAAAGGCATCACACTCTGCCAGCACAAACACTCAGATGCAGCTTAATAAATTCACAGCCGTCAGAGCGCCTCGTGTCCAGCCCCACATGTTGGAGACCAGGCCAAGTCTCCGACATGTGCCCAAATACAGCAGTCAGCTGGCcattccacccccccccccaaatcccACTGAACAAGCCTGTCGGCAGTACATCCCACAGTCAGAGTATTCTCCAAACACTTCGGGAGTGTATAACCAGCAAGGCCTCTTCACTGCATCCATGCTGGGTATATCTATCATATATACCCAGCATGCACAtatgcacaaacaatacaaaaatgtataaatacattataatttttcttcgtctagcacctaacaatctctgagcatgctcttcactgacaagtctgagccttatcagggctcttagtttgtaaactcaatattctatagaaatcgaacgagaattgctggtgtcttcctcttgtaagtcgctttggatgaaagtgtctgctaaataaagtaaagtaaagtaaagtaaagtaaaatctCTCTATGAAAATTCACATTACAGCAACCGATGTCCACAGATAACATAAAAATGCTCTTTTTGCGTTAAAGGATACTTACAGAGCAAAATGTCGGACTAATTAGTTCAGGTATTAACAAGCTATTGTATCTCTTTGCAGCACAATCAAGCCTTCTGGCAAGATCATTACAAATCTCAGTGAGGTACGTAGACCAGCACCAGCAGAGTTATGTCCACCAGCAGAAATATTTCTTCATTCCGTCACAATGCTGTTGTGGTTTGGAATTTCATGCAGACATAGGTCATGGCAGCACACGCACTCTGAGCAGACACTGTCAAATTATCGCAGGCCACTGAAAATCTTACCCAGTAAAACATAGGCCCAGTATTTTTGGACAATTGTCACCTGGGATTGTCCCGTCACGCAAACTATATACTGCGCTTTGAAGAGCCCAAGtttatcatgtttttatgaGATACTCACCACATTTTTTGTCCATTAACACCTGACCGGCGCTACACTGTTCTGACACATCCATGGGCTGGATGTTCTTTTTGGCCAGTTCGTACTCCGACCCGGCGAAGTGGATGTGGAACTGCTCTCGGTTGATGGACTTGCGGAGGGTACGGATGGTCTTGCGAAGCCTCTTCTCTGAACGCCGCCGTGCACAGGCAAGGTCACAGCTCTCTGCTGAGAACAGAGCCaaaatgttgcaaaaaaaaaaaaaaaaaaaaaaaaaacacccacacactcattcacagaCACCAAGACACCCACAGCACCGAAAATCAtgcttgtgtgcagaaggagCCACCAAAAGTCTCTCGCGGTTATAGACCACTACCCCGACCATGTCAAAAACAGGAGATACTCCTTGAAAATGTTTAGTTAAAAGCCAAAGCGGCAGCAGAGACAGGACAGGGAAGCGGAGTGTTGTGAGACAGGGGGGTTACAGGAGGCACCGCAGCGAAACCAACCTGTTACCTCCTCAAGGTTCACATCCAGCTCAAACTCTGCTGTGATGGAGGAGACCTCCTCCTCCCCTGCCTTCCGGCCGTGGCGGCTACGTGGCCGCCTGCTCGACGAGCTGCAGCGCAGGCTGACAAAGCTGAACTGGACGTTCTCAGTGcctgacttcctgtctgttgaaacacaaacaaacagtatACAGTAAAGGCCGTCTCAGACATAAAATAAACACTAAAGTCTCCACTGTGTTTATCCATAAAAGCGAATATGTGGAGGATTGTGTGAATAGATGGCGGTTTCTTTTTCTCTAAAAAGCCGAATTCATTCCTTTAATGCGTTTTTCCCCTCATCAGAGCAAACCGAAAGGCTTGCCGTGACCCCTTTGAGGAACGAGCGTATTCAACAATCGGAAGTCTGCGTGATTGATGATTGGGCAGGGCCTGCTGAGAAAAGCCGGCTATGGGCAATTTCATTTTCTCCTGTCACCGCCGGACAATACGCAGCGCGGAGACGCGCAAAACATCCCCCTGGTCCTCCGGCCAAACACttccatccttttttttttttttttttcaattggtACACGGCCGGCACTGAAGCTCGGTTTATTTGGTTAAGttctttgtttaaaatgtgGTGACGTAAAGGTAAACTTGTGCTGCTTTTGAGAGCCGAGTTGGAAGGCTTTGCCGATTTCACTCTGGTCTCGCCAATTTTTAGAATACACACAGTAAGTGACTGCATTGGGCTCTTGTGTACCTGATAGAGCAGCATTAATTCCTTCCTCCAGTTTCTCCTGACTCTTTTTCAGGTTGCACTTCCCTCTGCCCGATTTAAAGGTGGCTGTGGTCTTAATTCGGAAAGGGTAAGCTGTGTCTGTACCTACtgcagaacagaaaagaaaaaagttacttttatttaaatctgaatttgatttaaaaacggcacacatttataatataaatgtagtgTTATTATAGTGTTATTACAAGTATATACAATATCAAAATTACAGTTCATAGCAAATGATTACTATTTCACTTTTATTGCTCATTACATTCACACTGATGTTGATGTGAACAGGAACGATGAACATAGAACATTTAACAATTTGGTAAAATGTCAATATGGCTTTGATGTTAGAGTTAGCAGCTTTAGCATCTCTAGCATTACTTGCCCCAGCAGTGTGACCCAGTTTCATTTCTTCGTCCATCATGGAAGCAGGGTAAAGGCATTCCACAGGTCACTGTATAAGAATCCTCTGTCCCTGAACACAAACATAGGGACTTGAGGAGACATGAGGACACCAGGATAAGACCCAGCCAAAACGGGGACAGGCCAGGACTTGAGCAAGAGTTGTCACTTACCGCTTCTGACATGAACTTGTGATTGGCATGTCAGGGAACAATGATCACCTCCTTGCTGCTTGTTGCAGTTCAGGGTGGGTTTCTCAGGTGTCTTCACAGGAGCTATGCTTTCCACCTCTAGACAAAACAACCACAACAAGCTCAAAACATAAAGAGAACCCACAAATAGTGCCATCCtagtgcaaaataaaaaaaaatgatcaaggTTATACACCAAGAAAGCGAagcagagttaaaaaaaaaaaaaaaaagcacacatacTGGTCACTGATCCAACCTTGATCATTTTTTGCTGGTTAATTGATTCACCAGACAGTGAATCAGAATGAGAGTTGGAAACGATTAGATTCAGAGTATCTCCTGTTTTCACCTCCCAAAGGTGGGGTAAATACTTCACCTGAGTACAACACCCCGACTGCACACAGACAAGAGCCATCACCATTGTTTTAGAGCTCTTACCAATACAGTCCTTCTTGTTCCAGTGCAGCTTGTAGCCTGGGTAGCAATGACACTCAAACCCTCCCACGATGTTCTCACAGCGGTGCTCACACCCTCCATTATTGATGCTACACTCATTTATGTCTTTGAGAGGAAAACGACAGAGAAATACAAGTGAAAgttaatgtttttgtcattgtcacagcacacggtgcacagaacacgatgtcctctgcatttaacccattacccttagtgggcagccatgaaagcccctgggcagcagtgtgtggggacggtactttccTCAAAATTTGAACCCTCTacccttcggttacgagtctgcttccttagctgctaggccaccactgcatgcaTAGGGGTTAACATATATGCAAAAGCACCATATAATTAATGTATATCAATACCTGAAatatgggaaattccaggtaaCAGTTTAATTACAGtgctttttacaaatggtgacctCCGATGTGATAACCTGTatggatgtggatctgtgactgtatctgaattttactgcattttagTGAGTAATACAATCtctttaatttgaataaaaagaaattaattatcaattaattaattgttgTGCATATGACAGATCCAGTGACAAATAAACTAATGTAGAATTATCAACTTGGGCCCTGCTTTGTGCGCTTACCTCCACAGCGTGTGAGTCCATATAGAGTATAGCCTTTTTTACACATGCAGGCAAAGCTCCCAGGGGAGTTAACACATGTGTGGTCACACGTCCTTTCAAAGTAACACTCATTGATATCTGAAACGAGTGTAAACACAATGTCAAGAGCactactgttaaaaaaaacactcttccAAATGAACTGGACAGTTCTCTATGTGATGCACAGAACATTTTGATGACACAAGTTTCTTTATGCCCATAACTAGTGGtaagaactatgaacaagtgtgacatgtatgtaatACTTGTCGTGCTTTACTACTGGgtacttcaatataaagttatgataAAAGACATAAAAGCAGTTTGCAAActtgtgatgcacgggacacagaaaactggtctcacttgttaaaacaaaTACTAACAAAACAATACtatataagcattcagacaaaactattgaaccaaatatttccatgtataatgggtgtcaaaactgtgcatcAAAAATGAATGTTCATACAATACcgatatatgcaactaaaatgactgagatggtgtgatgcacagtacaacaatgtcactggtctaaaagctacacgagtgctgttaagtttaacatatgataacCAGTATTTGAAGAGTTCAAATGTGGTCAATTGTATGAATATGATGCACTTTtccatataataaatataaactgAACGGTGAaagtctgggttatgataataatttgctttgaatttaataaaaatttaacaaaacagtttttaaatacattaaaattatgGTGtaccacattatctgagtacccatcttaaatattaggacaagtaagtgcaaatattacataaatgtttttagcattttggtttaatttttcaGAGAAGCACCCTACTACTGAATGCAGCCGAGTGTACGGTTTAATAATATCATGGGAGGCACATTCCTGCTAGAGTTTGTATCAGGACAGAGATCTGCATGCTCCAAGGAAAGGCATTATTCAAAGCTAATCTTTATACCGGCTCATGTTAAGAATCTTCAAAGGAGTCCTGCATGTCGATACTGGCACCATCCTCTGTATCCCACACAGTCTTATCTGCTagaatatacacacagacaccctgCATTGTGTTTAGGACCAGAGAGGCCTACCCTGACATGAGCGTTCGTCTGTCAGCAGCTTGAAGCCCTTGTGGCAGTTGCACTCAAAGCTGCCGATGGTGTTCCTGCAGAAGTGGTCGCATCCACCGTTGTTGATCTCACATTCATCAATATCTGAGGGGCACGGGAGATGTATTTGTATTCTAAGAGccaaatattgtgaaatattgtgtGTGCAATATTGCAAGATCCTGTTTTAGAACAACAGGTCCCACCTTTGCAGGTTTTGCTGTCTGGTTGTAGATTGAACCCGACTGGGCAGCTGCAGTGGACCCCCGTGGACGTGTCCTTACAGGTGCAGTCACATCCTCCATTGTTCACGGCACACGTCTCTGGAAACACAACATCTGTTGAAGTAAAACTGCTGTTGTCTACTCATATCAACCTAAATAAAGCTCATCTAAATAAAGCTTCAACAGCGAGGTGAGAAATTTACGGAAGCCGTGTGTCAGTTTGCAAACACTCCTGGGTAATCATTAGGCCTATATTGTTGCCATGCAACCCCACACCTTCCCCCACCCTGGCGGAAGGAGCACATGTGAAATGTGCCACACCATCACCACAGCATATTTTACAGGTGAGAAGCCTGAGGTGGGAACGTGAGGGTTCACAGTCATTTCACAGTTTGCTCAGAAGGCTGAGGAATGCCCGAGCCCCGCAACCACTGTATTCCAAAAATACCGGcacgtttctctctctctctactgaACTGGGAATAAAGAGTTACCCATCAGAAGGCGCCGCTTGACACGTTTGTCCACCTCAGCCAGGGACGTGGCGTTATGCTCCGTGGTGTCTGTGGTGGCTTCGTCTCTTTCTGGAAAGGAGGGTTTCAGGCAATGATTTATGTGTTTTCAGCAGTAATGAATAAACTGGACTGGTAGTTAATGTAGTTAATGCTCTTATGTACATGCCTGCTAacaaacaatgtaaaaaaaaaaccccaaatgtattcattgatatttattttgtgtgtattatggCCATCTCTAAGAGCCATCTAGGCTGTTATGTGTTTATCAAGCACAATTCTGCTTCAGACAAAACCAGAAGGAACGGACCTCCCTGACGGCGGCTTGCCGTGTAGCCGCTGCAGTGTTTACAGCCATCGTCCGTCCGCATTATGCGAGCGGGGAAGATAaggcgggaaaaaaaagagcaggggAAAGCACCAtgccccgcacacacacacacacacaaacacgttctGCCACACAAGCCGATGCCGGCTGGAGGCTCCAGCTGTTACCGCTCACTATCTGATATGTGATGGGTATCACCTGCTCGGCGGAAGGAACGGGGATCAGTGGAAGAAATAAAAGGCCAACACAAGAGCCCCGTCTCCACAGTCCCTATATTCATAAAAGGGCTGCTCGACAACAAAGAGCTCAAGAGGGCGAATGGCTGGCCCGAAATATCCGGTTTCGCCCGCGTGCGTTCCCTTACCTGCACAGGACCTCCCGTCAGGGTGCAGCGTGTACCTGGCGTGGCACCTGCAGATGGGCCCCTGCTCCGTATCCTCGCAGGTGTGCTGGCAGCCTCCGTTTCCATGGTTACAGGTCACTGTTCAGTGGCAACACAAACAGCGGTCGGCTGTGTCGTCCGGGCTAGCGACACACTTTTGGGGGAAAGAGGAGGGCTTTTTTCCGGGCTCTGCTCACACTTACGGATGCAGCCGCGCTGGTTTTTGGCCAGAACAAACCCTGGTCGACACTCGCAGGCCACGCCGCCCTTCGGAGTCTCTTTGCAGATGTGGGCACAGCCGTGGTCCTTGTTCATACAGCTCAGGCCCTCTGAAACGTCAAAAATATACTTTGATACCATGGAAATGGCTGTCAATAAaaggaatatctgcataaatgttgAGAGTCTTATTACCAGCAAAAGTTAGCCCTGAGTTCCAATTtaaaagttgcattttttttttattaaaaagcaccTGTTCCACAGACTAGTTAACAGTCCCCTACTATgatattttcactttgtgagatcatttaacattaacacgACTTCTcgtagcctgtctatggtcctgtagtggctagaCGTGAGACTCCGAAGAACcaatgggttaaaaaaaaaattctggaaaaacgggactggacttcctgtttgcgccaaACATTTTGATTGGTAAATGATGTTTTTGTGAATTTTGCGAATGCCCACTCACAACGTGTGACTGGCTTAAAGTGTCAGTacttctgcaccatggctgaatttcggaaagagacttcagatacatcATTAGGGGAACGCTAAGACcgataaagcaaaaaaaatgttgtgccTCATCAAATGTGGGTTCGACTTCATCGTTATTTCTAACTTTGGCAATAAGATTTTACAAGGTAAACACGGGAATGAAAATGGCTCAAAAGTTTGAGCTTTATGCACTATTTACCAATAGTCAATTTTGTAAAAGATTATCTGCATATTTAGAACAaaagttcttcttttttttttttttacaataaatgaataaataaatgctggtGATAAGAAATGGCTACTTGCTAGCTAGCTGATTTACTAGTCAGAAAATTTGAACAGTGAATTCACAGTGATACTGCCCAAACTGAGGTTTAAAATATAACTTTTCTAAATGTATATCTCCTGCAGACTTGCATTCCTATTTTATACCATTAACAAGcatttctggggaaaaaaaaaaaaaaaaaaacctctgcgGAACCTGAGGCCGGAGTCACCTGCTGTAGGTAGACTTTCAAAATCTTCTACCGCTTTCGGGGCCCGCGGTGTTTTTTAGGTCACCGTAGGGAGCTGGTCTGGCTCATTCCTGTTACAGCCAAGTGGATGTGCTGACAGGACTTAAGCAAGTTTGTCAAGAGGAACCCAATGGGGTGGAAAACCTTGCAAACTCTCTTCAA contains these protein-coding regions:
- the scube2 gene encoding signal peptide, CUB and EGF-like domain-containing protein 2 isoform X4; amino-acid sequence: MGAVCITRDLCLFLLLLNTRQSGALPKSHDADQCAEESDACHIDAICQNTQTSYKCTCKTGFKGDGKQCEDTDECDVQYNGGCVHECYNIPGNYRCTCHDGFNLAHDGHNCLDVDECMFNNGGCQHVCVNTMGSYECRCKEGFFLSNNQHTCIHRSVEGLSCMNKDHGCAHICKETPKGGVACECRPGFVLAKNQRGCILTCNHGNGGCQHTCEDTEQGPICRCHARYTLHPDGRSCAERDEATTDTTEHNATSLAEVDKRVKRRLLMETCAVNNGGCDCTCKDTSTGVHCSCPVGFNLQPDSKTCKDIDECEINNGGCDHFCRNTIGSFECNCHKGFKLLTDERSCQDINECYFERTCDHTCVNSPGSFACMCKKGYTLYGLTRCGDINECSINNGGCEHRCENIVGGFECHCYPGYKLHWNKKDCIEVESIAPVKTPEKPTLNCNKQQGGDHCSLTCQSQVHVRSGTEDSYTVTCGMPLPCFHDGRRNETGSHCWVGTDTAYPFRIKTTATFKSGRGKCNLKKSQEKLEEGINAALSDRKSGTENVQFSFVSLRCSSSSRRPRSRHGRKAGEEEVSSITAEFELDVNLEEVTESCDLACARRRSEKRLRKTIRTLRKSINREQFHIHFAGSEYELAKKNIQPMDVSEQCSAGQVLMDKKCVSCSVGTFYEQGRCVPCPAGTYQDEEGQVSCEPCPGPDGKVTSRTAGARNISECGGQCSPGQYSHDGFVPCQPCPMGTYQPEVGRTSCFPCGGNLVTKHDGAMSFQSCETKVQCSPGHYYNTSTHRCIRCPIGTYQVEFGQNYCVACPGNTTTDFDGSTNIMQCKNRHCGGELGNYTGYIESPNYPGNYPANVECTWTIAPPPKRRILIVVPEIYLPIEDECGDYLVMRKTHLPNSVTTYETCQTYERPIAFTSRSKKLWIQFRSNEGNSGKGFQVPYVTYDEDYQELIEDIVRDGRLYASENHQEILKDKKLMKALFDVLAHPQKFFNYSAQESREMFPKSFIRFLRSKVLRFLRP